The following are from one region of the Coturnix japonica isolate 7356 chromosome 23, Coturnix japonica 2.1, whole genome shotgun sequence genome:
- the LOC107323905 gene encoding complement C2-like — protein MAPLLLLLLSVLPVPLPSSPRCSPRCPPGSYPHPTGRTRQRCEPVRCRALRCPAPLSFPHGTVEPRLPSYPNGSALRFECDDGFVLRGAAELQCRAGGVWSGSPPVCDDGEGDCPPPVTPAGGVTTGGGRHHGAEVGVRCGAGLQLLGPPRRHCMETGRWSGPEPTCRHPYSYDLPEDISSGLGSSFTSILELAGARADSDTSLGRRIILSRNGSLHVYVLLDASGSVQQDNFELFRQSAVTIVDRLSSFEVPLRFAIVSFATHTHVIVSTTEDDSYDADEVIARLEAMKFGLHGNATGTNMYEALLEVYHMILFQKERSMRDGQPNVWKDTRHVVILLTDGRFNVGRHPRDAVAKIEDVLEIKEDREEFLDIYAFGVGTLEVDMAELEAVASHRRDERHAFKLADASALRQALEGALAATGIGDLCGVIIPAGNTRPPWHVVLRTGVQQRCAGTLLGGRWVLTAAHCFLGGESPHDWNAELAGGQEVSIRGWKLHEDFDIRGKAAQGVPEFYDYDVALVELEKEVGDTGAPRRICIPCTEDANRALRMAPGTTCQKQEMELMGHTRVPAEFVSLEGRRLSVRIKEQEERASCLGGAVQPGMPHANTSVKDVVTERFLCSGQESGGEREDAACKGESGGSLFVERRHRFLQVGVLSWGTFNPCHRGGRNAEGELIRAPAPPGHHPRDFAISLFRIQPWLRRHLGGVLRFTPL, from the exons ATGGctccgctgctgctgctgctcctctcgGTGCTCCCGGTGccgctcccctcctccccccgctGCTCCCCGCGGTGCCCGCCCGGTTCTTACCCGCACCCAACAGGCCGCACCCGGCAACGCTGCGAGCCCGTCCGGTGCCGAG CTCTCCGCTGTCCCGCTCCGCTCTCGTTCCCTCACGGCACCGTGGAGCCGCGTCTCCCCTCATACCCCAACGGCAGCGCCCTCCGCTTCGAGTGCGACGACGGCTTCGTGCTACGAGGGGCCGcggagctgcagtgcagagcagggggTGTATGGAGCGGATCCCCCCCCGTGTGCGACGATGGCG AAGGTGACTGTCCCCCCCCTGTGACACCAGCGGGGGGGGTGACAACAGGAGGGGGACGGCACCATGGGGCCGAGGTGGGGGTGCGCTGTGGGGCAGGACTGCAGCTACTGGGACCTCCCCGACGACACTGCATGGAGACAGGGAGGTGGTCTGGGCCTGAGCCCACCTGCCGCC ACCCCTACTCCTACGACCTCCCTGAGGACATCAGCAGTGGCCTCGGCTCTTCCTTCACCTCCATCCTGGAGCTGGCGGGTGCCCGTGCTGACAGTG ACACGTCCCTGGGGCGCCGCATCATACTGAGCCGCAATGGGTCCCTCCATGTCTACGTGCTTCTGGATGCGTCTGGCAGTGTCCAACAGGACAACTTTGAGCTCTTCAGACAGAGCGCGGTGACCATCGTGGATAGG ctcagcagcttcGAGGTGCCCCTCAGGTTTGCCATCGTCTCCTTCGCCACCCACACGCATGTCATCGTATCCACCACTGAAGATGACTCTTATGATGCTGATGAAGTCATTGCACGCTTGGAGGCCATGAAGTTTGGTT TGCACGGGAACGCAACGGGGACCAACATGTATGAGGCGCTGTTGGAGGTCTACCACATGATCCTCTTCCAAAAGGAGCGGTCAATGCGTGACGGCCAACCCAATGTGTGGAAGGACACACGGCATGTCGTCATCCTGCTGACAGATG GGAGGTTCAACGTTGGCAGACATCCCCGGGACGCAGTGGCCAAGATTGAGGACGTGCTGGAGATCAAAGAGGACCGCGAGGAGTTCTTGG ACATCTATGCTTTTGGGGTGGGGACCCTGGAGGTGGACATGGCTGAGCTGGAGGCAGTGGCCTCACACCGCCGGGATGAGCGCCATGCCTTCAAGCTGGCAGATGCGTCGGCACTACGCCAGGCACTGGAGGGAGCGTTGGCTGCCACTGGCATTGGGGACCTCTGTGGTGTCATCATCCCTGCTGGCAACACCCGGCCACCGTGGCATGTTGTTCTGAGG ACTGGAGTGCAGCAGCGTTGTGCAGGGACCCTTCTGGGGGGCCGCTGGGTGCTGACGGCTGCACACTGCTTCCTGGGGGGTGAGAGCCCCCACGACTGGAACGCTGAGCTGG CAGGGGGTCAAGAGGTTTCCATCCGGGGGTGGAAACTCCATGAGGACTTTGACATCCGGggaaaggcagcacagggagTGCCTGAATTCTATGACTATGATGTGGCCCTggtggagctggagaaggaggtGGGAGACACAGGGGCCCCCAG GCGCATCTGCATTCCCTGCACTGAGGATGCAAACAGAGCTTTGAGAATGGCACCAGGGACCACATGCCAGAAGCAAG AGATGGAGCTGATGGGCCACACTCGTGTCCCCGCCGAGTTTGTGTCGCTGGAGGGCAGGAGGTTGAGCGTCAGGATCAAGGAGCAGGAagag CGTGCCTCCTGCCTGGGGGGTGCAGTGCAGCCTGGGATGCCCCACGCCAACACCTCTGTGAAGGATGTGGTGACAGAACGGTTCCTGTGCAGTGGGCAGGAGAGTGGTGGTGAGCGTGAGGACGCGGCCTGCAAAG GTGAATCTGGGGGTTCTCTCTTTGTGGAGCGCCGTCACCGTTTCCTCCAG GTTGGGGTCCTGAGCTGGGGCACCTTCAATCCATGCCACAGGGGGGGCCGCAATGCCGAGGGGGAGCTGATCCGTGCCCCAGCCCCCCCCGGCCACCACCCCCGGGATTTTGCCATCAGCCTATTCCGCATTCAGCCCTGGTTACGGCGGCACCTGGGGGGGGTCCTGCGCTTCACCCCCCTTTGA